The following coding sequences are from one bacterium window:
- the gmd gene encoding GDP-mannose 4,6-dehydratase, whose protein sequence is MTNALITGITGQDGSYLGEFLLQKGYKVYGMQRRASTINFVRIAHLIDRIELLPGDLLDQNSLKLALEQSDADEVYNLAAQSFVPTSWNQPILTGEITGLGVMRLLEAIREVNPKARFYQASSSEMFGKVLEVPQTERTPFHPRSPYGVAKVYGHWTTINYRESYGMFNCSGILFNHESPRRGLEFVTRKVSFGVARIKVGLADELRLGNLEAKRDWGYAGDYVEAMWLMLQQDEPQDYVIATGQTHSVRELCDVAFSHVGLDFRDYVKVDQRFIRPAEVDLLVGDATSARRELGWRPKVSFEELVTTMVDADIELLSSEGSKSPHSLRNFGVR, encoded by the coding sequence ATGACAAATGCACTGATAACTGGGATCACGGGCCAAGACGGGTCATACTTGGGCGAGTTCCTGCTCCAAAAGGGCTACAAGGTCTATGGTATGCAGCGGCGCGCCAGCACGATTAACTTCGTGCGAATAGCTCATCTCATCGACCGCATAGAGCTTCTTCCCGGGGACCTCTTGGACCAGAACTCGCTCAAGCTGGCGCTCGAGCAGTCAGATGCGGACGAGGTCTATAACCTCGCAGCGCAGTCGTTCGTCCCGACATCCTGGAACCAGCCCATTCTCACGGGCGAGATAACCGGCCTCGGCGTGATGCGCCTCCTCGAGGCGATAAGGGAGGTGAACCCGAAGGCGAGGTTCTACCAGGCCTCATCCAGCGAGATGTTTGGCAAGGTGCTCGAGGTGCCCCAGACCGAGAGGACGCCCTTTCACCCCAGAAGCCCTTATGGTGTGGCGAAGGTCTATGGGCACTGGACCACGATTAACTACCGTGAGAGCTACGGCATGTTCAACTGCTCCGGGATACTCTTCAATCACGAGTCACCCAGACGAGGGCTGGAGTTCGTGACCCGGAAGGTGTCGTTTGGGGTCGCCCGCATCAAGGTTGGCCTCGCGGATGAGCTTCGGCTAGGGAACCTCGAGGCGAAGCGCGACTGGGGCTACGCCGGGGACTACGTCGAGGCGATGTGGCTGATGCTTCAGCAGGACGAGCCCCAGGATTACGTGATCGCGACGGGGCAGACCCACTCGGTCCGTGAGCTTTGCGACGTCGCCTTCTCGCACGTAGGCCTCGATTTCAGGGATTATGTGAAAGTCGATCAGCGGTTTATCAGGCCAGCCGAGGTGGACCTACTTGTGGGCGATGCGACGAGTGCCCGGCGGGAGTTGGGGTGGAGGCCGAAGGTATCGTTTGAAGAGCTCGTAACGACGATGGTCGATGCCGACATCGAGCTTCTCTCCTCCGAGGGCAGTAAGAGCCCGCATTCGCTACGAAACTTCGGGGTAAGATGA
- a CDS encoding GDP-mannose 4,6-dehydratase — translation MRVFVTGAEGFVGGHLIEHLVAQGHAVYGTTYLEELIDGHVPSGVDIRQCNILDETAIAELLGEHQPETIVHLAAVSSVSIARTQPAATAQVNILGTFNVLQAASELDHKPKVLVVSTSEVYGSVAELDCPVTEHHPVRPQSIYAASKASAEVLAAFFERVRGLPVVILRPFNHTGPRQAPDFVCSAFARQIAQAEAGMVD, via the coding sequence ATGAGAGTTTTCGTAACCGGCGCCGAAGGGTTCGTAGGTGGCCATCTCATCGAGCACTTGGTCGCACAGGGCCATGCGGTATATGGGACTACCTACTTGGAGGAGCTGATTGATGGCCATGTCCCATCCGGGGTTGACATCCGGCAGTGCAATATCCTCGACGAGACCGCGATCGCAGAGCTTCTGGGTGAACACCAGCCGGAGACCATCGTGCACCTGGCCGCGGTCAGTTCCGTCTCGATAGCCCGCACGCAGCCGGCCGCCACCGCTCAAGTGAACATCTTGGGCACCTTCAACGTCCTTCAGGCCGCATCAGAACTTGACCACAAACCTAAGGTTCTCGTTGTGAGCACCTCCGAGGTCTATGGCTCAGTTGCCGAGCTGGATTGCCCAGTAACCGAGCATCACCCCGTCCGGCCTCAAAGCATATACGCCGCCTCGAAGGCCAGCGCTGAGGTTCTTGCGGCGTTTTTTGAAAGGGTGCGGGGATTGCCAGTAGTGATTCTGCGGCCGTTTAACCACACGGGGCCTCGCCAGGCGCCAGATTTCGTCTGCTCGGCGTTTGCCAGACAGATAGCACAGGCCGAGGCGGGCATGGTTGACC
- a CDS encoding RNA polymerase sigma factor RpoD/SigA — protein sequence MGKTRGPRGQHKVSTKESFSPELTLEVISEDFDPEEPKSCIVDEAPEPGALKDSGEVDRRIHRETDSGRSGRDSFVRYLSSLADESLLTHDEEAELGREMALGRQVVREAVLDNGIELIPFNNAINRVRSGEMTVREIVDLDSFECGDELADRNLAVLDLLKKFNLEAERYVHLINDCLDGSLDDASPQPIDLVRARVAKLVSRIPLQDSFITQMADAVVSFLDSVRSEDDVEDVKLASVASKCERSSQEEAAVEREALETFGLPYRKIRPVAERIRNGLEIWRSAQSQLVRSNLRLVVSIAKHYINAGVPFEDMVQEGNMGLMRATEKYEYHRGTRFSTYAAFWIRHAVIKSIERQARTIRLPGHIFDFSNRISTTAVAFQQKLGRAPTESEIADVLGVSQEKVEEITGYSHYSIVPLFTDTDSENELNLIDILPNPSCNKPERYIEEREIADGLDRALDVLTEKERLVVELRNGLKDGHPHSLRQVGEAMNLTRERIRQIEKVALEKVRVSGLADTLMAYT from the coding sequence ATGGGAAAGACTAGAGGGCCGCGAGGCCAACACAAGGTTTCCACGAAGGAGAGCTTCAGCCCGGAACTAACGCTGGAAGTCATCTCAGAAGACTTCGATCCCGAGGAACCGAAGTCCTGCATCGTGGACGAGGCGCCCGAGCCAGGTGCGCTTAAAGATTCTGGCGAGGTCGATCGAAGAATCCATCGCGAAACGGATAGCGGAAGATCTGGGAGGGATAGCTTCGTGCGTTACTTATCAAGCTTAGCGGACGAGTCTCTTTTGACTCACGATGAGGAGGCCGAGCTAGGCAGAGAAATGGCGTTGGGTCGCCAGGTGGTTCGGGAGGCGGTCCTCGATAACGGGATCGAACTGATCCCGTTCAACAACGCCATCAATCGTGTTCGCTCTGGCGAGATGACCGTTCGTGAGATCGTGGACCTCGACAGCTTTGAGTGTGGGGACGAGCTGGCCGACCGCAATTTAGCAGTGCTGGACCTGTTGAAGAAGTTCAATCTCGAGGCAGAGCGATATGTCCATCTGATCAACGATTGCTTGGACGGCTCCCTGGACGACGCGTCGCCTCAGCCGATTGATCTTGTTCGCGCGAGGGTCGCGAAGTTGGTTTCCCGAATTCCGTTGCAGGATTCGTTCATCACACAAATGGCCGATGCAGTTGTCAGTTTCTTGGATTCGGTGCGGTCGGAGGACGATGTTGAAGACGTCAAGCTGGCGTCTGTGGCCTCCAAGTGCGAGCGCAGCTCACAGGAGGAAGCAGCCGTCGAGAGAGAGGCGTTAGAGACCTTCGGTCTGCCCTATCGTAAGATTAGGCCGGTCGCGGAGCGCATTCGCAATGGGCTGGAGATCTGGCGGAGTGCACAGTCTCAGCTTGTTCGCTCCAACCTTCGACTGGTGGTTTCCATCGCCAAGCACTACATAAACGCGGGCGTCCCGTTCGAGGATATGGTGCAGGAAGGCAACATGGGACTGATGCGGGCCACGGAGAAGTACGAGTATCACCGTGGGACGCGGTTCTCGACTTATGCCGCGTTCTGGATCAGGCATGCCGTCATCAAATCGATTGAGCGCCAGGCCAGAACGATCCGACTGCCTGGCCACATTTTCGACTTCTCAAACCGAATCTCGACCACTGCTGTTGCGTTCCAGCAGAAGCTCGGACGTGCCCCGACGGAATCGGAAATAGCGGACGTGCTTGGCGTTAGCCAGGAGAAGGTCGAGGAGATAACAGGCTATTCACATTACTCGATCGTTCCGCTGTTTACGGACACAGACAGTGAAAACGAGCTCAATCTGATCGATATCTTGCCAAATCCGTCCTGCAACAAACCTGAACGCTACATCGAAGAGCGCGAGATCGCAGACGGGCTTGACAGAGCGCTCGACGTCTTGACCGAGAAGGAAAGGCTCGTGGTAGAGCTCAGAAATGGACTCAAGGATGGGCATCCGCACTCGCTGCGACAGGTTGGCGAAGCGATGAACCTGACGAGAGAGCGGATCAGGCAGATTGAGAAGGTCGCGCTCGAGAAGGTCCGCGTATCTGGGCTGGCGGACACGCTGATGGCTTACACTTAA
- a CDS encoding type II toxin-antitoxin system HicB family antitoxin, which yields MRQVVIYPGEDGYFVVECPSLPGCISQGKTREKAIQNIKEAIELYVESLEEDGIPVPEENFDAFTAAV from the coding sequence ATGCGACAAGTAGTAATCTATCCTGGAGAGGATGGGTATTTCGTTGTCGAATGTCCGAGCTTGCCGGGTTGCATCAGTCAAGGCAAGACCAGAGAGAAAGCCATCCAGAACATCAAGGAGGCGATCGAGCTGTATGTAGAATCGCTTGAAGAAGATGGTATTCCTGTCCCGGAGGAGAACTTCGACGCTTTTACGGCTGCTGTATGA
- the pruA gene encoding L-glutamate gamma-semialdehyde dehydrogenase → MIPEFKNEPYLDFSVPENKKKMEEAIAKRQSAVGREYDSVIGREHIRLETKLKSYNPSNKDEVVAVFQKAGADLADKAIEAAAEAFASWKYMSADIRAEFAFKAADLMRKRRLDFDAAMVVEEGKNWLEADADTAEAIDFLEFYGREAIRYAKMNPVTPVPGEDNELRYIPLGVGVVISPWNFPNAIMAGMTSASWIFGNTVVLKPSSDAPLIAALFFELLQEIGLPPGVVNFVPGSGASFGFELVKHPKCRFIAFTGSMEVGLKINEAASRLAKGQKWIKRVILEMGGKDTIIVDDNYDIDEAVNGVLAAAFGFQGQKCSACSRVILLESIHDEFVKKLVPKVEAIKVGPPTDPDNYMGPVINKAAEETTLRYIEAAKKDGAKLLCGGEKAPGNGYFIRPTVFDGVKPDDTISQEEIFGPVLAVLKAKDFAEALKIANNTVYGLTGAVYSSSRANLERARREFHVGNLYFNRKCTGALVGGHPFGGFNMSGTDSKAGGQDYYLLFTQAKVISEKIR, encoded by the coding sequence ATGATCCCAGAGTTCAAGAACGAGCCATATCTTGATTTCTCCGTGCCGGAGAACAAGAAGAAGATGGAGGAGGCGATTGCCAAGCGTCAGTCGGCGGTTGGCCGGGAGTATGACAGCGTGATCGGTCGAGAGCATATTCGGCTGGAGACGAAGCTCAAGAGCTACAACCCGTCGAACAAGGACGAGGTTGTGGCTGTTTTCCAGAAGGCCGGTGCAGACCTTGCGGACAAGGCTATCGAGGCCGCCGCCGAGGCGTTTGCGTCGTGGAAATACATGTCTGCAGATATACGGGCGGAGTTCGCGTTCAAGGCCGCCGATCTGATGAGGAAGCGTAGGCTTGACTTCGACGCCGCGATGGTCGTTGAGGAGGGCAAGAACTGGCTCGAGGCGGACGCCGACACTGCCGAGGCGATCGATTTTCTCGAGTTCTATGGTCGCGAGGCGATACGCTACGCTAAGATGAATCCGGTAACGCCAGTGCCGGGCGAGGACAACGAGCTTCGCTACATTCCGCTTGGCGTTGGGGTCGTTATTTCGCCGTGGAACTTCCCCAACGCAATCATGGCCGGAATGACTTCGGCATCATGGATTTTCGGCAACACAGTAGTTTTGAAGCCTTCGAGCGATGCGCCTCTTATAGCAGCGTTGTTTTTCGAGCTGCTTCAGGAGATCGGTCTGCCGCCGGGGGTCGTCAATTTCGTGCCCGGCAGCGGGGCTAGCTTCGGGTTCGAGCTGGTCAAGCATCCGAAGTGCCGCTTCATAGCATTCACGGGTTCGATGGAGGTAGGCCTCAAGATCAACGAGGCGGCGTCTAGGCTCGCAAAGGGTCAGAAGTGGATCAAGCGCGTGATACTCGAGATGGGTGGCAAGGATACGATTATCGTTGACGACAACTACGACATTGACGAGGCGGTCAATGGCGTCCTGGCCGCGGCGTTTGGTTTTCAGGGCCAGAAGTGTTCTGCGTGCTCCAGGGTCATTCTGCTGGAATCGATCCACGATGAGTTCGTCAAGAAGTTGGTCCCGAAGGTCGAGGCGATCAAGGTTGGCCCGCCAACCGATCCTGACAACTATATGGGGCCGGTCATCAACAAAGCCGCCGAAGAAACAACTCTCAGATACATCGAGGCAGCCAAGAAGGACGGCGCCAAGCTTCTTTGCGGAGGCGAGAAGGCGCCGGGCAACGGTTACTTCATCAGGCCGACGGTTTTCGATGGCGTGAAGCCAGACGACACTATCTCACAGGAGGAGATATTCGGGCCGGTGCTGGCAGTCTTGAAGGCAAAGGACTTTGCCGAGGCGCTGAAGATAGCCAACAACACGGTGTATGGCTTGACGGGAGCGGTCTATTCGTCTTCTCGTGCCAATCTCGAGCGCGCCCGACGGGAGTTTCACGTGGGCAATCTCTACTTCAACCGCAAGTGCACAGGCGCCCTGGTCGGCGGCCATCCGTTTGGTGGATTCAACATGTCTGGGACCGACTCGAAGGCCGGCGGGCAGGATTACTATCTGCTGTTCACCCAGGCTAAGGTCATTTCTGAGAAGATAAGATAG
- a CDS encoding fused MFS/spermidine synthase produces MPKVSNMRDDRWLDVFLWFSLGFCALVSQVVFQRECINVFSGNELSIGLVLFVWLLFGGAGSVTMGKAANRLSPDGRSRLRLWLLTGLGLLFPCTLIAIRLARVVLGIEPGEIAGLVPILGTTFVCLAPLSFVQGGLFGVYCSFLRDKSAEGRSRKASAVYSVEALGAVVGGVVLHFVLTGRVLPFATLVILSAITLVGACWQARPGGSPKSVWAALIVGAAILLMLSSSIEIWSSGFAFGGAKVIDVRETKYGRLVLARRFEQRSLFQNGLLLYSYPDSLSAEEAVHIPMLVHKRPKSVLLLGGGCGGSVRELLKHHPEKVDYVELDQAVIAVSKEFLPLVERRALTDPAVHIHYADARRFVATAQSEYDMVILNLPRPTNAQLNRFFTLEFFIVVRDRLAPGGIFAVQVPSAENYFSDEQKTFICSVRNTLARVFPKVALTPGQNAHLLASSSAELALKPDVLVARLAERQIKTQFVTDWGIPVTFEFFRLRMIDELLKGCPGSGARVNRDFSPVCYYYAQVLWSRESSGQVAAVYRWLGDRSKPEVYSVVVLLLAGVLLVQRASRSPRKVAVIVSLASIGFLEISTEMIVLIAYQIFFGRVYSMLGLLVCAYMAGIAVGALISRNRLRTKGQREPFSGLVILQAIAALFPFLVIAFLASVQVLGAATLVQTLFVMAILLSGVVGGALYIYGNAAYTNAVGHEVQTQTAGTTYFADLVGSAAGAIATTSFLLPVLGVFQSLLIASLVSLVGFVSLVLPSARRGS; encoded by the coding sequence ATGCCCAAAGTGAGCAACATGCGTGACGACAGGTGGCTGGACGTGTTCCTCTGGTTCAGCTTGGGCTTCTGCGCACTGGTCTCGCAGGTGGTGTTCCAGCGGGAGTGCATCAACGTGTTCTCGGGCAACGAGCTCTCGATCGGCCTAGTGCTTTTCGTGTGGCTTCTCTTCGGAGGCGCGGGCAGCGTAACTATGGGCAAGGCCGCGAACCGGCTGAGCCCGGACGGAAGGTCCAGGCTGAGGCTCTGGCTGCTCACGGGACTAGGTCTTCTGTTTCCCTGCACGCTCATCGCTATCAGGCTCGCAAGGGTTGTCCTGGGCATCGAGCCGGGAGAGATCGCTGGCCTCGTGCCCATCTTAGGCACAACGTTCGTCTGCCTCGCCCCGTTGTCATTCGTTCAGGGCGGCCTTTTTGGGGTCTATTGCAGCTTCTTGAGGGACAAGAGCGCCGAGGGTAGGTCGAGAAAGGCAAGCGCTGTCTATTCGGTCGAGGCGCTGGGCGCGGTGGTCGGGGGAGTGGTTCTGCATTTTGTATTGACGGGTCGCGTTCTGCCATTTGCCACGCTGGTCATCTTGTCGGCGATCACGCTGGTGGGGGCGTGCTGGCAGGCCCGGCCCGGAGGTTCACCCAAGTCGGTCTGGGCGGCGCTGATTGTGGGGGCGGCCATCTTGCTAATGCTCTCCTCGAGCATTGAGATTTGGTCATCTGGGTTTGCTTTCGGAGGCGCCAAGGTCATCGACGTTCGCGAGACAAAATATGGGCGGCTCGTCTTGGCGAGGCGCTTCGAGCAGAGGTCGCTCTTTCAAAATGGTCTTTTGCTGTATTCGTATCCGGACAGTCTGTCTGCGGAGGAGGCGGTTCACATCCCCATGCTCGTACACAAGAGGCCCAAGTCCGTCTTGCTGCTCGGCGGTGGCTGCGGAGGGTCTGTGCGTGAGCTGCTCAAGCACCACCCGGAAAAGGTCGATTACGTTGAGCTCGACCAGGCTGTCATCGCTGTGTCTAAAGAATTCCTGCCGCTAGTGGAAAGGAGGGCTTTGACCGATCCGGCTGTCCATATTCACTACGCCGACGCGAGGCGCTTTGTGGCGACAGCCCAGTCTGAATACGACATGGTCATCCTCAACCTTCCGAGGCCGACAAATGCCCAGCTGAATCGTTTCTTCACGCTCGAGTTTTTCATCGTAGTCAGGGACCGGCTCGCCCCGGGCGGTATATTCGCCGTGCAAGTCCCATCGGCAGAGAACTACTTCTCTGATGAGCAGAAGACCTTTATTTGTAGCGTTCGCAACACGCTGGCTCGTGTTTTCCCCAAAGTGGCTCTCACGCCGGGCCAAAACGCCCATCTTCTGGCCAGCTCTTCGGCCGAACTTGCTCTCAAACCTGACGTGTTGGTGGCAAGGCTCGCCGAGCGACAGATCAAGACGCAGTTCGTGACCGACTGGGGCATCCCAGTGACGTTCGAGTTCTTCAGGCTGAGAATGATCGACGAGTTGCTGAAGGGATGTCCCGGCTCGGGCGCAAGGGTCAACCGGGACTTCTCGCCCGTCTGCTACTACTATGCGCAGGTGCTGTGGAGCAGGGAGTCTAGCGGGCAAGTTGCCGCAGTTTACAGGTGGCTTGGCGATCGCAGTAAGCCAGAGGTTTACTCGGTTGTCGTTCTCTTGCTCGCGGGGGTCTTACTGGTCCAGCGAGCCTCAAGGTCGCCGAGAAAGGTTGCGGTAATCGTCTCCCTTGCGTCAATTGGATTTCTCGAGATCAGCACCGAGATGATAGTCCTGATCGCCTACCAGATATTCTTCGGCCGGGTCTATTCAATGCTTGGGCTGCTCGTCTGTGCCTATATGGCCGGAATAGCCGTCGGGGCGCTCATCTCGAGAAACAGGCTCCGGACCAAAGGGCAGCGGGAACCGTTTTCGGGCCTCGTCATCCTTCAGGCGATAGCCGCCCTCTTCCCCTTCCTGGTGATAGCTTTCTTGGCAAGCGTTCAAGTTCTGGGCGCTGCCACATTGGTTCAAACGCTTTTCGTCATGGCCATTCTTCTCTCCGGCGTTGTAGGAGGCGCACTCTACATCTATGGAAACGCAGCCTACACAAACGCAGTTGGACATGAGGTCCAGACGCAGACGGCCGGGACGACCTACTTCGCAGACCTTGTTGGCTCCGCCGCTGGGGCAATAGCGACCACCTCTTTCCTCCTCCCTGTGCTAGGCGTTTTTCAATCGCTTTTGATCGCCTCGCTAGTATCGCTCGTGGGATTTGTCTCGCTGGTATTGCCATCTGCAAGACGCGGGTCCTGA
- a CDS encoding ABC transporter ATP-binding protein, with amino-acid sequence MIEIIDLEKTLDGLKVLKGVNLMIDGGQTTAIIGSSGAGKSVLLKHIIGLLRPDSGRIVIDGIDTADLNARQWMQLRKEKLGMLFQEGALFDSMNVYENVAFFLTQHTKLSQEEIEQKVAEKLEIVNLKGVEAKMPSDLSGGMKKRVALARAIIADPEILLLDEPTAGLDPIICASIIHLIRQTQERLGITFVMVTHNILDGFSIAQKIAMLHDGTIVASGTADEMRDSDNPVVQGFLRSITSNLISGG; translated from the coding sequence ATGATTGAGATTATCGATCTCGAGAAGACGCTCGACGGCCTAAAGGTCCTGAAGGGCGTCAACCTGATGATCGACGGGGGGCAGACGACGGCCATAATCGGCTCATCAGGGGCGGGTAAATCGGTCCTTCTGAAGCATATAATCGGCCTGCTCAGGCCTGATAGCGGCAGAATAGTAATCGATGGCATCGATACAGCGGACCTCAATGCACGCCAATGGATGCAACTTCGAAAGGAGAAGCTCGGAATGCTCTTTCAGGAAGGCGCACTCTTCGACTCGATGAATGTCTATGAGAACGTCGCGTTCTTTCTCACTCAGCACACGAAACTCTCTCAGGAAGAAATAGAGCAGAAAGTTGCGGAGAAGCTCGAGATCGTGAACCTCAAAGGAGTCGAGGCTAAAATGCCATCCGACCTGTCAGGTGGCATGAAAAAACGCGTCGCGCTCGCAAGAGCAATCATCGCTGACCCCGAGATTCTCCTTCTTGACGAGCCCACCGCCGGGCTCGACCCCATCATCTGCGCCTCAATCATTCATCTGATCAGGCAGACACAGGAGCGGCTTGGCATCACGTTCGTGATGGTTACGCACAACATCCTGGACGGCTTCTCCATCGCACAGAAAATAGCCATGCTACATGACGGGACGATCGTCGCGTCTGGCACGGCGGACGAGATGAGAGATTCCGACAATCCCGTCGTGCAGGGCTTCCTCCGCAGCATCACGTCAAATCTGATTTCAGGGGGATGA
- a CDS encoding CehA/McbA family metallohydrolase, protein MFEYVGAVHIHSRYSDGSGSLRQIVKAARRAGVEFIVISDHNNMSVRKEGSSGWHDGVLVLIGEEVSPYYNHYMAIGIKDEIAPNPDSAQANIDAVAHQGGIGFIAHPFCYHRPSPGWAWLDKLLRLDVTVYPWRDLRVKRFDGIEVWQYMYDWVKSVNSFNIFAHVIAPERFITGPNPETLRLWDEACATRKVVGIGTLDAHAKPRILGMFPICSYKYLMGTVRTHILVPEPFGGTSLTDERSVLESLRRGCCFFANDRTADSAGFRFYIKSGGATYQMGDECELADDTELCVILPRDGEIRVVRDGVLVLVTNGESLCRNVRASGVLRVEARIKDKPWIFSNAIYVA, encoded by the coding sequence GTGTTTGAATACGTAGGTGCAGTGCATATTCACTCCCGCTATTCGGATGGGAGCGGCTCGTTGAGGCAGATTGTCAAGGCGGCGAGGCGTGCCGGAGTGGAGTTCATCGTGATCTCCGACCACAACAACATGAGTGTCCGGAAGGAGGGGAGCTCGGGCTGGCATGACGGTGTGCTGGTGCTCATCGGCGAGGAGGTCTCCCCTTATTACAATCATTACATGGCGATCGGGATCAAGGATGAGATCGCTCCGAATCCGGATAGTGCGCAGGCCAACATTGACGCCGTTGCGCATCAGGGCGGCATCGGGTTCATTGCTCACCCGTTCTGTTATCATCGGCCGTCGCCGGGCTGGGCCTGGCTCGACAAGCTGCTCAGATTAGACGTAACCGTCTATCCGTGGCGGGACCTTCGGGTGAAGCGCTTTGACGGGATAGAGGTGTGGCAATACATGTATGACTGGGTCAAATCGGTCAACTCATTCAACATCTTCGCGCACGTGATCGCGCCTGAACGGTTCATCACCGGCCCGAATCCTGAGACGTTGAGACTATGGGACGAGGCTTGCGCAACGCGGAAGGTAGTCGGGATAGGGACGCTTGATGCCCACGCCAAGCCACGCATCCTTGGGATGTTTCCCATCTGCTCATACAAATACCTTATGGGGACTGTCAGGACGCATATCCTGGTGCCAGAGCCATTCGGTGGCACAAGCCTGACCGATGAGCGGAGCGTGCTCGAGTCGCTTCGCCGCGGCTGTTGTTTCTTCGCCAACGACCGGACGGCTGACTCTGCCGGCTTTAGGTTCTACATCAAATCAGGCGGCGCGACCTACCAGATGGGGGACGAGTGCGAGCTGGCGGATGATACTGAGCTCTGCGTCATCCTGCCCCGTGACGGCGAGATTCGTGTTGTTCGAGATGGGGTGCTTGTGTTGGTGACCAATGGTGAGTCGTTATGTAGAAACGTTCGGGCCAGCGGCGTCCTGCGTGTCGAGGCCCGCATTAAGGACAAGCCGTGGATATTCTCGAACGCGATATATGTTGCATAG
- a CDS encoding type II toxin-antitoxin system HicA family toxin, protein MVFLSRRRTSTLLRLLYEESPDHTELDPGTLRAIIRQAGLSVDEFIRLLRS, encoded by the coding sequence ATGGTATTCCTGTCCCGGAGGAGAACTTCGACGCTTTTACGGCTGCTGTATGAGGAATCTCCTGACCACACGGAGCTCGATCCTGGGACGCTCAGGGCAATTATCCGACAGGCTGGTTTGAGCGTGGATGAATTCATAAGGTTGTTGCGAAGTTGA
- a CDS encoding DUF5655 domain-containing protein — MNEIITCIEKLRLKLEKFRKAHLKELPTRITFIDPVLRALGWDVEDPDEVAVEYQTRDGKSVDYALKINQKVVLFMEAKPLNDPLDDEKAIGQVVSYGAVAGVDWCVLTNGVTYKVYRSTEKAAAPDKLLYEVSLDPKESEDITIEQVADRLRRFSREAMEKGLLDEIGEEIFTTGKVRKALDNLLTDPPAYLVTLIRKATGGEAIKPVQIRNALKRLWSQTAQTGPTGKVKPRPDSRQEDNGKRKREEYSESHHTEGRPQEVVELYRAVDKFCMQLEPGAVQRKCTKWYIGYVLKRVFCSLRLSKSQVLVWVRLSYTDLQMPPSFVRDVSSVGHWGLGDVELRIDSLDVFQDAKAYIQRAFEENR; from the coding sequence GTGAACGAGATTATCACGTGTATTGAGAAGCTGCGATTGAAGCTTGAGAAATTCCGAAAAGCGCACCTGAAGGAGCTTCCTACACGCATAACATTCATTGACCCGGTGCTCAGGGCGCTCGGATGGGATGTGGAAGACCCAGACGAGGTTGCCGTTGAATATCAAACCAGAGACGGCAAATCCGTTGATTATGCACTTAAGATAAATCAGAAAGTGGTCTTATTCATGGAGGCCAAGCCATTGAACGACCCACTTGATGACGAAAAAGCCATCGGGCAGGTCGTTTCTTACGGCGCTGTCGCAGGAGTTGACTGGTGTGTTTTGACGAATGGTGTCACCTATAAGGTATATCGGAGCACAGAGAAGGCGGCGGCGCCGGACAAGCTCCTTTATGAAGTCTCTTTGGACCCAAAAGAGTCCGAGGATATCACGATAGAGCAAGTAGCGGACCGGTTGCGCCGTTTCTCGCGCGAGGCGATGGAGAAGGGGCTGCTTGACGAAATTGGAGAGGAGATATTCACCACTGGCAAGGTGAGAAAGGCCTTGGATAACCTTCTGACGGACCCGCCAGCTTATCTGGTGACTCTCATACGGAAGGCAACGGGAGGCGAGGCAATCAAGCCAGTCCAAATAAGAAATGCCCTGAAGAGACTATGGTCGCAGACCGCTCAAACCGGGCCAACCGGCAAGGTGAAGCCTCGGCCGGATAGCCGACAGGAGGACAATGGGAAACGGAAACGAGAAGAGTATAGCGAGAGCCATCACACAGAAGGCAGGCCACAGGAAGTCGTAGAACTGTATCGTGCGGTTGACAAGTTCTGCATGCAACTCGAACCGGGTGCAGTTCAACGAAAATGCACGAAATGGTATATTGGATACGTCTTGAAACGAGTATTCTGCTCTCTCCGCCTGTCCAAGTCTCAGGTTCTGGTTTGGGTCAGACTCAGCTATACTGATCTACAGATGCCCCCTTCGTTTGTCCGCGACGTGTCTAGCGTCGGGCACTGGGGATTGGGCGATGTCGAGCTTCGGATAGACAGCCTCGATGTTTTTCAGGATGCGAAAGCTTACATTCAAAGGGCGTTTGAGGAGAACAGATGA